In a single window of the Phocoena sinus isolate mPhoSin1 chromosome 7, mPhoSin1.pri, whole genome shotgun sequence genome:
- the NR4A2 gene encoding nuclear receptor subfamily 4 group A member 2 isoform X2: MPCVQAQYGSSPQGASPASQSYSYHSSGEYSSDFLTPEFVKFSMDLTNTEITATTSLPSFSTFMDNYSTGYDVKPPCLYQMPLSGQQSSIKVEDIQMHSYQQHSHLPPQSEEMMPHSGSVYYKPSSPPTPTTPGFQVQHSPMWDDPGSLHNFHQNYVATTHMIEQRKTPVSRLSLFSFKQSPPGTPVSSCQMRFDGPLHVPMNPEPASSHHVVDGQTFAVPNPIRKPASMGFPGLQIGHASQLLDTQVPSPPSRGSPSNEGLCAVCGDNAACQHYGVRTCEGCKGFFKRTVQKNAKYVCLANKNCPVDKRRRNRCQYCRFQKCLAVGMVKEVVRTDSLKGRRGRLPSKPKSPQEPSPPSPPVSLISALVRAHVDSNPAMTSLDYSRFQANPDYQMSGDDTQHIQQFYDLLTGSMEIIRGWAEKIPGFADLPKADQDLLFESAFLELFVLRLAYRSNPVEGKLIFCNGVVLHRLQCVRGFGEWIDSIVEFSSNLQNMNIDISAFSCIAALAMVTERHGLKEPKRVEELQNKIVNCLKDHVTFNNGGLNRPNYLSKLLGKLPELRTLCTQGLQRIFYLKLEDLVPPPAIIDKLFLDTLPF; encoded by the exons ATGCCTTGTGTTCAGGCGCAGTATGGGTCCTCGCCTCAAGGAGCCAGCCCCGCTTCTCAGAGCTACAGTTACCACTCTTCGGGAGAATACAGCTCCGATTTCTTAACTCCAGAGTTTGTCAAGTTTAGCATGGACCTCACCAACACTGAAATCACTGCCACCACTTCTCTCCCCAGCTTCAGTACCTTTATGGACAACTACAGCACAGGCTACGACGTCAAGCCACCTTGCTTGTACCAAATGCCCCTGTCCGGACAGCAGTCCTCCATTAAGGTAGAAGACATTCAGATGCACAGCTACCAGCAACACAGCCACCTGCCCCCCCAGTCCGAGGAGATGATGCCGCACTCCGGGTCGGTTTACTACAAGCCCTCCTCTCCCCCGACGCCCACCACCCCGGGCTTCCAGGTGCAGCACAGCCCCATGTGGGACGACCCAGGCTCCCTCCACAACTTCCACCAGAACTACGTGGCCACCACGCACATGATTGAGCAGAGGAAAACGCCGGTCTCCcgcctctccctcttctcctttaaGCAGTCGCCCCCCGGCACCCCCGTGTCTAGCTGCCAGATGCGCTTCGACGGGCCCCTGCACGTCCCCATGAACCCGGAGCCGGCGAGCAGCCACCACGTGGTGGACGGGCAGACCTTCGCTGTGCCCAACCCCATCCGAAAGCCCGCGTCCATGGGTTTCCCCGGCCTGCAGATCGGTCACGCGTCGCAGCTGCTCGACACGCAGGTGCCCTCGCCGCCGTCGCGGGGCTCCCCTTCCAACGAGGGGCTGTGCGCCGTGTGCGGCGACAACGCGGCCTGCCAGCACTATGGCGTGCGCACCTGTGAGGGCTGCAAAGGGTTCTTTAAG CGCACGGTGCAAAAAAACGCGAAATACGTgtgtttagcaaataaaaactgcCCGGTGGACAAGCGGCGCCGGAATCGCTGTCAGTACTGCAGATTTCAGAAGTGCCTGGCTGTTGGGATGGTGAAAGAAG TGGTTCGCACAGACAGTTTAAAAGGCCGGAGAGGTCGTTTACCTTCGAAACCGAAGAGCCCACAGGAGCCCTCTCCCCCCTCGCCCCCGGTGAGTCTGATCAGTGCCCTCGTCAGGGCCCATGTCGACTCCAACCCGGCTATGACCAGCCTGGACTATTCCAGG TTCCAGGCGAACCCTGACTATCAGATGAGTGGAGATGACACCCAGCATATCCAGCAATTCTATGATCTCCTGACTGGCTCCATGGAGATCATCAGGGGCTGGGCGGAGAAGATCCCGGGCTTCGCTGACCTGCCCAAAGCCGACCAGGACCTGCTTTTCGAGTCGGCTTTCCTAGAACTATTTGTGCTGAGATTAGCATACAG GTCCAACCCAGTGGAGGGTAAACTCATCTTTTGCAATGGGGTGGTCTTGCACAGGTTGCAATGCGTTCGTGGCTTTGGGGAATGGATTGATTCCATTGTTGAATTCTCCTCCAACTTGCAGAATATGAACATCGACATTTCTGCCTTCTCCTGCATTGCTGCCCTGGCTATGGTCACAG AGAGACACGGTCTCAAGGAACCCAAGAGAGTGGAGGAGCTGCAAAACAAGATTGTAAATTGTCTCAAAGACCATGTGACTTTCAATAATGGGGGCTTGAACCGCCCCAACTATTTGTCCAAACTGTTGGGGAAGCTTCCAGAACTCCGTACGCTTTGCACGCAGGGGCTACAGCGCATTTTCTACCTGAAACTGGAAGATTTGGTACCACCACCAGCAATAATTGACAAACTTTTCCTGGACACTTTACCTTTCTAA
- the NR4A2 gene encoding nuclear receptor subfamily 4 group A member 2 isoform X12, whose protein sequence is MPCVQAQYGSSPQGASPASQSYSYHSSGEYSSDFLTPEFVKFSMDLTNTEITATTSLPSFSTFMDNYSTGYDVKPPCLYQMPLSGQQSSIKVEDIQMHSYQQHSHLPPQSEEMMPHSGSVYYKPSSPPTPTTPGFQVQHSPMWDDPGSLHNFHQNYVATTHMIEQRKTPVSRLSLFSFKQSPPGTPVSSCQMRFDGPLHVPMNPEPASSHHVVDGQTFAVPNPIRKPASMGFPGLQIGHASQLLDTQVPSPPSRGSPSNEGLCAVCGDNAACQHYGVRTCEGCKGFFKRTVQKNAKYVCLANKNCPVDKRRRNRCQYCRFQKCLAVGMVKEVVRTDSLKGRRGRLPSKPKSPQEPSPPSPPFQANPDYQMSGDDTQHIQQFYDLLTGSMEIIRGWAEKIPGFADLPKADQDLLFESAFLELFVLRLAYRI, encoded by the exons ATGCCTTGTGTTCAGGCGCAGTATGGGTCCTCGCCTCAAGGAGCCAGCCCCGCTTCTCAGAGCTACAGTTACCACTCTTCGGGAGAATACAGCTCCGATTTCTTAACTCCAGAGTTTGTCAAGTTTAGCATGGACCTCACCAACACTGAAATCACTGCCACCACTTCTCTCCCCAGCTTCAGTACCTTTATGGACAACTACAGCACAGGCTACGACGTCAAGCCACCTTGCTTGTACCAAATGCCCCTGTCCGGACAGCAGTCCTCCATTAAGGTAGAAGACATTCAGATGCACAGCTACCAGCAACACAGCCACCTGCCCCCCCAGTCCGAGGAGATGATGCCGCACTCCGGGTCGGTTTACTACAAGCCCTCCTCTCCCCCGACGCCCACCACCCCGGGCTTCCAGGTGCAGCACAGCCCCATGTGGGACGACCCAGGCTCCCTCCACAACTTCCACCAGAACTACGTGGCCACCACGCACATGATTGAGCAGAGGAAAACGCCGGTCTCCcgcctctccctcttctcctttaaGCAGTCGCCCCCCGGCACCCCCGTGTCTAGCTGCCAGATGCGCTTCGACGGGCCCCTGCACGTCCCCATGAACCCGGAGCCGGCGAGCAGCCACCACGTGGTGGACGGGCAGACCTTCGCTGTGCCCAACCCCATCCGAAAGCCCGCGTCCATGGGTTTCCCCGGCCTGCAGATCGGTCACGCGTCGCAGCTGCTCGACACGCAGGTGCCCTCGCCGCCGTCGCGGGGCTCCCCTTCCAACGAGGGGCTGTGCGCCGTGTGCGGCGACAACGCGGCCTGCCAGCACTATGGCGTGCGCACCTGTGAGGGCTGCAAAGGGTTCTTTAAG CGCACGGTGCAAAAAAACGCGAAATACGTgtgtttagcaaataaaaactgcCCGGTGGACAAGCGGCGCCGGAATCGCTGTCAGTACTGCAGATTTCAGAAGTGCCTGGCTGTTGGGATGGTGAAAGAAG TGGTTCGCACAGACAGTTTAAAAGGCCGGAGAGGTCGTTTACCTTCGAAACCGAAGAGCCCACAGGAGCCCTCTCCCCCCTCGCCCCCG TTCCAGGCGAACCCTGACTATCAGATGAGTGGAGATGACACCCAGCATATCCAGCAATTCTATGATCTCCTGACTGGCTCCATGGAGATCATCAGGGGCTGGGCGGAGAAGATCCCGGGCTTCGCTGACCTGCCCAAAGCCGACCAGGACCTGCTTTTCGAGTCGGCTTTCCTAGAACTATTTGTGCTGAGATTAGCATACAG AATATGA
- the NR4A2 gene encoding nuclear receptor subfamily 4 group A member 2 isoform X5, translating into MPCVQAQYGSSPQGASPASQSYSYHSSGEYSSDFLTPEFVKFSMDLTNTEITATTSLPSFSTFMDNYSTGYDVKPPCLYQMPLSGQQSSIKVEDIQMHSYQQHSHLPPQSEEMMPHSGSVYYKPSSPPTPTTPGFQVQHSPMWDDPGSLHNFHQNYVATTHMIEQRKTPVSRLSLFSFKQSPPGTPVSSCQMRFDGPLHVPMNPEPASSHHVVDGQTFAVPNPIRKPASMGFPGLQIGHASQLLDTQVPSPPSRGSPSNEGLCAVCGDNAACQHYGVRTCEGCKGFFKRTVQKNAKYVCLANKNCPVDKRRRNRCQYCRFQKCLAVGMVKEVVRTDSLKGRRGRLPSKPKSPQEPSPPSPPFQANPDYQMSGDDTQHIQQFYDLLTGSMEIIRGWAEKIPGFADLPKADQDLLFESAFLELFVLRLAYRSNPVEGKLIFCNGVVLHRLQCVRGFGEWIDSIVEFSSNLQNMNIDISAFSCIAALAMVTERHGLKEPKRVEELQNKIVNCLKDHVTFNNGGLNRPNYLSKLLGKLPELRTLCTQGLQRIFYLKLEDLVPPPAIIDKLFLDTLPF; encoded by the exons ATGCCTTGTGTTCAGGCGCAGTATGGGTCCTCGCCTCAAGGAGCCAGCCCCGCTTCTCAGAGCTACAGTTACCACTCTTCGGGAGAATACAGCTCCGATTTCTTAACTCCAGAGTTTGTCAAGTTTAGCATGGACCTCACCAACACTGAAATCACTGCCACCACTTCTCTCCCCAGCTTCAGTACCTTTATGGACAACTACAGCACAGGCTACGACGTCAAGCCACCTTGCTTGTACCAAATGCCCCTGTCCGGACAGCAGTCCTCCATTAAGGTAGAAGACATTCAGATGCACAGCTACCAGCAACACAGCCACCTGCCCCCCCAGTCCGAGGAGATGATGCCGCACTCCGGGTCGGTTTACTACAAGCCCTCCTCTCCCCCGACGCCCACCACCCCGGGCTTCCAGGTGCAGCACAGCCCCATGTGGGACGACCCAGGCTCCCTCCACAACTTCCACCAGAACTACGTGGCCACCACGCACATGATTGAGCAGAGGAAAACGCCGGTCTCCcgcctctccctcttctcctttaaGCAGTCGCCCCCCGGCACCCCCGTGTCTAGCTGCCAGATGCGCTTCGACGGGCCCCTGCACGTCCCCATGAACCCGGAGCCGGCGAGCAGCCACCACGTGGTGGACGGGCAGACCTTCGCTGTGCCCAACCCCATCCGAAAGCCCGCGTCCATGGGTTTCCCCGGCCTGCAGATCGGTCACGCGTCGCAGCTGCTCGACACGCAGGTGCCCTCGCCGCCGTCGCGGGGCTCCCCTTCCAACGAGGGGCTGTGCGCCGTGTGCGGCGACAACGCGGCCTGCCAGCACTATGGCGTGCGCACCTGTGAGGGCTGCAAAGGGTTCTTTAAG CGCACGGTGCAAAAAAACGCGAAATACGTgtgtttagcaaataaaaactgcCCGGTGGACAAGCGGCGCCGGAATCGCTGTCAGTACTGCAGATTTCAGAAGTGCCTGGCTGTTGGGATGGTGAAAGAAG TGGTTCGCACAGACAGTTTAAAAGGCCGGAGAGGTCGTTTACCTTCGAAACCGAAGAGCCCACAGGAGCCCTCTCCCCCCTCGCCCCCG TTCCAGGCGAACCCTGACTATCAGATGAGTGGAGATGACACCCAGCATATCCAGCAATTCTATGATCTCCTGACTGGCTCCATGGAGATCATCAGGGGCTGGGCGGAGAAGATCCCGGGCTTCGCTGACCTGCCCAAAGCCGACCAGGACCTGCTTTTCGAGTCGGCTTTCCTAGAACTATTTGTGCTGAGATTAGCATACAG GTCCAACCCAGTGGAGGGTAAACTCATCTTTTGCAATGGGGTGGTCTTGCACAGGTTGCAATGCGTTCGTGGCTTTGGGGAATGGATTGATTCCATTGTTGAATTCTCCTCCAACTTGCAGAATATGAACATCGACATTTCTGCCTTCTCCTGCATTGCTGCCCTGGCTATGGTCACAG AGAGACACGGTCTCAAGGAACCCAAGAGAGTGGAGGAGCTGCAAAACAAGATTGTAAATTGTCTCAAAGACCATGTGACTTTCAATAATGGGGGCTTGAACCGCCCCAACTATTTGTCCAAACTGTTGGGGAAGCTTCCAGAACTCCGTACGCTTTGCACGCAGGGGCTACAGCGCATTTTCTACCTGAAACTGGAAGATTTGGTACCACCACCAGCAATAATTGACAAACTTTTCCTGGACACTTTACCTTTCTAA
- the NR4A2 gene encoding nuclear receptor subfamily 4 group A member 2 isoform X7 yields MDLTNTEITATTSLPSFSTFMDNYSTGYDVKPPCLYQMPLSGQQSSIKVEDIQMHSYQQHSHLPPQSEEMMPHSGSVYYKPSSPPTPTTPGFQVQHSPMWDDPGSLHNFHQNYVATTHMIEQRKTPVSRLSLFSFKQSPPGTPVSSCQMRFDGPLHVPMNPEPASSHHVVDGQTFAVPNPIRKPASMGFPGLQIGHASQLLDTQVPSPPSRGSPSNEGLCAVCGDNAACQHYGVRTCEGCKGFFKRTVQKNAKYVCLANKNCPVDKRRRNRCQYCRFQKCLAVGMVKEVVRTDSLKGRRGRLPSKPKSPQEPSPPSPPVSLISALVRAHVDSNPAMTSLDYSRFQANPDYQMSGDDTQHIQQFYDLLTGSMEIIRGWAEKIPGFADLPKADQDLLFESAFLELFVLRLAYRSNPVEGKLIFCNGVVLHRLQCVRGFGEWIDSIVEFSSNLQNMNIDISAFSCIAALAMVTERHGLKEPKRVEELQNKIVNCLKDHVTFNNGGLNRPNYLSKLLGKLPELRTLCTQGLQRIFYLKLEDLVPPPAIIDKLFLDTLPF; encoded by the exons ATGGACCTCACCAACACTGAAATCACTGCCACCACTTCTCTCCCCAGCTTCAGTACCTTTATGGACAACTACAGCACAGGCTACGACGTCAAGCCACCTTGCTTGTACCAAATGCCCCTGTCCGGACAGCAGTCCTCCATTAAGGTAGAAGACATTCAGATGCACAGCTACCAGCAACACAGCCACCTGCCCCCCCAGTCCGAGGAGATGATGCCGCACTCCGGGTCGGTTTACTACAAGCCCTCCTCTCCCCCGACGCCCACCACCCCGGGCTTCCAGGTGCAGCACAGCCCCATGTGGGACGACCCAGGCTCCCTCCACAACTTCCACCAGAACTACGTGGCCACCACGCACATGATTGAGCAGAGGAAAACGCCGGTCTCCcgcctctccctcttctcctttaaGCAGTCGCCCCCCGGCACCCCCGTGTCTAGCTGCCAGATGCGCTTCGACGGGCCCCTGCACGTCCCCATGAACCCGGAGCCGGCGAGCAGCCACCACGTGGTGGACGGGCAGACCTTCGCTGTGCCCAACCCCATCCGAAAGCCCGCGTCCATGGGTTTCCCCGGCCTGCAGATCGGTCACGCGTCGCAGCTGCTCGACACGCAGGTGCCCTCGCCGCCGTCGCGGGGCTCCCCTTCCAACGAGGGGCTGTGCGCCGTGTGCGGCGACAACGCGGCCTGCCAGCACTATGGCGTGCGCACCTGTGAGGGCTGCAAAGGGTTCTTTAAG CGCACGGTGCAAAAAAACGCGAAATACGTgtgtttagcaaataaaaactgcCCGGTGGACAAGCGGCGCCGGAATCGCTGTCAGTACTGCAGATTTCAGAAGTGCCTGGCTGTTGGGATGGTGAAAGAAG TGGTTCGCACAGACAGTTTAAAAGGCCGGAGAGGTCGTTTACCTTCGAAACCGAAGAGCCCACAGGAGCCCTCTCCCCCCTCGCCCCCGGTGAGTCTGATCAGTGCCCTCGTCAGGGCCCATGTCGACTCCAACCCGGCTATGACCAGCCTGGACTATTCCAGG TTCCAGGCGAACCCTGACTATCAGATGAGTGGAGATGACACCCAGCATATCCAGCAATTCTATGATCTCCTGACTGGCTCCATGGAGATCATCAGGGGCTGGGCGGAGAAGATCCCGGGCTTCGCTGACCTGCCCAAAGCCGACCAGGACCTGCTTTTCGAGTCGGCTTTCCTAGAACTATTTGTGCTGAGATTAGCATACAG GTCCAACCCAGTGGAGGGTAAACTCATCTTTTGCAATGGGGTGGTCTTGCACAGGTTGCAATGCGTTCGTGGCTTTGGGGAATGGATTGATTCCATTGTTGAATTCTCCTCCAACTTGCAGAATATGAACATCGACATTTCTGCCTTCTCCTGCATTGCTGCCCTGGCTATGGTCACAG AGAGACACGGTCTCAAGGAACCCAAGAGAGTGGAGGAGCTGCAAAACAAGATTGTAAATTGTCTCAAAGACCATGTGACTTTCAATAATGGGGGCTTGAACCGCCCCAACTATTTGTCCAAACTGTTGGGGAAGCTTCCAGAACTCCGTACGCTTTGCACGCAGGGGCTACAGCGCATTTTCTACCTGAAACTGGAAGATTTGGTACCACCACCAGCAATAATTGACAAACTTTTCCTGGACACTTTACCTTTCTAA
- the NR4A2 gene encoding nuclear receptor subfamily 4 group A member 2 isoform X8 — MDNYSTGYDVKPPCLYQMPLSGQQSSIKVEDIQMHSYQQHSHLPPQSEEMMPHSGSVYYKPSSPPTPTTPGFQVQHSPMWDDPGSLHNFHQNYVATTHMIEQRKTPVSRLSLFSFKQSPPGTPVSSCQMRFDGPLHVPMNPEPASSHHVVDGQTFAVPNPIRKPASMGFPGLQIGHASQLLDTQVPSPPSRGSPSNEGLCAVCGDNAACQHYGVRTCEGCKGFFKRTVQKNAKYVCLANKNCPVDKRRRNRCQYCRFQKCLAVGMVKEVVRTDSLKGRRGRLPSKPKSPQEPSPPSPPVSLISALVRAHVDSNPAMTSLDYSRFQANPDYQMSGDDTQHIQQFYDLLTGSMEIIRGWAEKIPGFADLPKADQDLLFESAFLELFVLRLAYRSNPVEGKLIFCNGVVLHRLQCVRGFGEWIDSIVEFSSNLQNMNIDISAFSCIAALAMVTERHGLKEPKRVEELQNKIVNCLKDHVTFNNGGLNRPNYLSKLLGKLPELRTLCTQGLQRIFYLKLEDLVPPPAIIDKLFLDTLPF, encoded by the exons ATGGACAACTACAGCACAGGCTACGACGTCAAGCCACCTTGCTTGTACCAAATGCCCCTGTCCGGACAGCAGTCCTCCATTAAGGTAGAAGACATTCAGATGCACAGCTACCAGCAACACAGCCACCTGCCCCCCCAGTCCGAGGAGATGATGCCGCACTCCGGGTCGGTTTACTACAAGCCCTCCTCTCCCCCGACGCCCACCACCCCGGGCTTCCAGGTGCAGCACAGCCCCATGTGGGACGACCCAGGCTCCCTCCACAACTTCCACCAGAACTACGTGGCCACCACGCACATGATTGAGCAGAGGAAAACGCCGGTCTCCcgcctctccctcttctcctttaaGCAGTCGCCCCCCGGCACCCCCGTGTCTAGCTGCCAGATGCGCTTCGACGGGCCCCTGCACGTCCCCATGAACCCGGAGCCGGCGAGCAGCCACCACGTGGTGGACGGGCAGACCTTCGCTGTGCCCAACCCCATCCGAAAGCCCGCGTCCATGGGTTTCCCCGGCCTGCAGATCGGTCACGCGTCGCAGCTGCTCGACACGCAGGTGCCCTCGCCGCCGTCGCGGGGCTCCCCTTCCAACGAGGGGCTGTGCGCCGTGTGCGGCGACAACGCGGCCTGCCAGCACTATGGCGTGCGCACCTGTGAGGGCTGCAAAGGGTTCTTTAAG CGCACGGTGCAAAAAAACGCGAAATACGTgtgtttagcaaataaaaactgcCCGGTGGACAAGCGGCGCCGGAATCGCTGTCAGTACTGCAGATTTCAGAAGTGCCTGGCTGTTGGGATGGTGAAAGAAG TGGTTCGCACAGACAGTTTAAAAGGCCGGAGAGGTCGTTTACCTTCGAAACCGAAGAGCCCACAGGAGCCCTCTCCCCCCTCGCCCCCGGTGAGTCTGATCAGTGCCCTCGTCAGGGCCCATGTCGACTCCAACCCGGCTATGACCAGCCTGGACTATTCCAGG TTCCAGGCGAACCCTGACTATCAGATGAGTGGAGATGACACCCAGCATATCCAGCAATTCTATGATCTCCTGACTGGCTCCATGGAGATCATCAGGGGCTGGGCGGAGAAGATCCCGGGCTTCGCTGACCTGCCCAAAGCCGACCAGGACCTGCTTTTCGAGTCGGCTTTCCTAGAACTATTTGTGCTGAGATTAGCATACAG GTCCAACCCAGTGGAGGGTAAACTCATCTTTTGCAATGGGGTGGTCTTGCACAGGTTGCAATGCGTTCGTGGCTTTGGGGAATGGATTGATTCCATTGTTGAATTCTCCTCCAACTTGCAGAATATGAACATCGACATTTCTGCCTTCTCCTGCATTGCTGCCCTGGCTATGGTCACAG AGAGACACGGTCTCAAGGAACCCAAGAGAGTGGAGGAGCTGCAAAACAAGATTGTAAATTGTCTCAAAGACCATGTGACTTTCAATAATGGGGGCTTGAACCGCCCCAACTATTTGTCCAAACTGTTGGGGAAGCTTCCAGAACTCCGTACGCTTTGCACGCAGGGGCTACAGCGCATTTTCTACCTGAAACTGGAAGATTTGGTACCACCACCAGCAATAATTGACAAACTTTTCCTGGACACTTTACCTTTCTAA
- the NR4A2 gene encoding nuclear receptor subfamily 4 group A member 2 isoform X10, with the protein MDNYSTGYDVKPPCLYQMPLSGQQSSIKVEDIQMHSYQQHSHLPPQSEEMMPHSGSVYYKPSSPPTPTTPGFQVQHSPMWDDPGSLHNFHQNYVATTHMIEQRKTPVSRLSLFSFKQSPPGTPVSSCQMRFDGPLHVPMNPEPASSHHVVDGQTFAVPNPIRKPASMGFPGLQIGHASQLLDTQVPSPPSRGSPSNEGLCAVCGDNAACQHYGVRTCEGCKGFFKRTVQKNAKYVCLANKNCPVDKRRRNRCQYCRFQKCLAVGMVKEVVRTDSLKGRRGRLPSKPKSPQEPSPPSPPFQANPDYQMSGDDTQHIQQFYDLLTGSMEIIRGWAEKIPGFADLPKADQDLLFESAFLELFVLRLAYRSNPVEGKLIFCNGVVLHRLQCVRGFGEWIDSIVEFSSNLQNMNIDISAFSCIAALAMVTERHGLKEPKRVEELQNKIVNCLKDHVTFNNGGLNRPNYLSKLLGKLPELRTLCTQGLQRIFYLKLEDLVPPPAIIDKLFLDTLPF; encoded by the exons ATGGACAACTACAGCACAGGCTACGACGTCAAGCCACCTTGCTTGTACCAAATGCCCCTGTCCGGACAGCAGTCCTCCATTAAGGTAGAAGACATTCAGATGCACAGCTACCAGCAACACAGCCACCTGCCCCCCCAGTCCGAGGAGATGATGCCGCACTCCGGGTCGGTTTACTACAAGCCCTCCTCTCCCCCGACGCCCACCACCCCGGGCTTCCAGGTGCAGCACAGCCCCATGTGGGACGACCCAGGCTCCCTCCACAACTTCCACCAGAACTACGTGGCCACCACGCACATGATTGAGCAGAGGAAAACGCCGGTCTCCcgcctctccctcttctcctttaaGCAGTCGCCCCCCGGCACCCCCGTGTCTAGCTGCCAGATGCGCTTCGACGGGCCCCTGCACGTCCCCATGAACCCGGAGCCGGCGAGCAGCCACCACGTGGTGGACGGGCAGACCTTCGCTGTGCCCAACCCCATCCGAAAGCCCGCGTCCATGGGTTTCCCCGGCCTGCAGATCGGTCACGCGTCGCAGCTGCTCGACACGCAGGTGCCCTCGCCGCCGTCGCGGGGCTCCCCTTCCAACGAGGGGCTGTGCGCCGTGTGCGGCGACAACGCGGCCTGCCAGCACTATGGCGTGCGCACCTGTGAGGGCTGCAAAGGGTTCTTTAAG CGCACGGTGCAAAAAAACGCGAAATACGTgtgtttagcaaataaaaactgcCCGGTGGACAAGCGGCGCCGGAATCGCTGTCAGTACTGCAGATTTCAGAAGTGCCTGGCTGTTGGGATGGTGAAAGAAG TGGTTCGCACAGACAGTTTAAAAGGCCGGAGAGGTCGTTTACCTTCGAAACCGAAGAGCCCACAGGAGCCCTCTCCCCCCTCGCCCCCG TTCCAGGCGAACCCTGACTATCAGATGAGTGGAGATGACACCCAGCATATCCAGCAATTCTATGATCTCCTGACTGGCTCCATGGAGATCATCAGGGGCTGGGCGGAGAAGATCCCGGGCTTCGCTGACCTGCCCAAAGCCGACCAGGACCTGCTTTTCGAGTCGGCTTTCCTAGAACTATTTGTGCTGAGATTAGCATACAG GTCCAACCCAGTGGAGGGTAAACTCATCTTTTGCAATGGGGTGGTCTTGCACAGGTTGCAATGCGTTCGTGGCTTTGGGGAATGGATTGATTCCATTGTTGAATTCTCCTCCAACTTGCAGAATATGAACATCGACATTTCTGCCTTCTCCTGCATTGCTGCCCTGGCTATGGTCACAG AGAGACACGGTCTCAAGGAACCCAAGAGAGTGGAGGAGCTGCAAAACAAGATTGTAAATTGTCTCAAAGACCATGTGACTTTCAATAATGGGGGCTTGAACCGCCCCAACTATTTGTCCAAACTGTTGGGGAAGCTTCCAGAACTCCGTACGCTTTGCACGCAGGGGCTACAGCGCATTTTCTACCTGAAACTGGAAGATTTGGTACCACCACCAGCAATAATTGACAAACTTTTCCTGGACACTTTACCTTTCTAA